DNA sequence from the Desmodus rotundus isolate HL8 chromosome 4, HLdesRot8A.1, whole genome shotgun sequence genome:
TTAATGAAATACTTTGGCATCATATCctgcaaatataattttatctgtCTATTGTTAAGTTGCATTTGGGAGGTACAGAGTAACTAATGTCTAAGAAGTTATTGGAAGTctcacattttattattcatcttAGACAGAggcatgcaaaaagaaaaaattaaaaagggtgGCATTTTCTACAGTGACCTGTAGCATAGGTATTTCCCAATTAGCATCTTTGCATATTTCTCCTCTGGCATGAGTTGGCTTTAGCCTTGTCACACCAGGCTTTTAAGGGGAGCTCTATCTTTGCAGCGCAGGCTACATGTGACAAGATTGAATTGGCACACTTTACTGTATAGCTCTTGTGTTCCTGGCGGCGCTAGGCCGGCTGATACCCCTGAGAGAAGGCTCAGCTGTCACTCAGTGACCCATTAACACTACCGTTCCATCCTGCAGTGTCATTTTACTCATTCTCATGGAGATAATGCTCCCTGGAGATCTCCAGTACCTGCAGGAATGAAAGAGAACAGCAGAGACAGGCTAACTATCAAAGAGGGAGCAAACATCACAGCAAGACCATGAATTCCAACAGCAGAATTTTAAATTGAGTGAAAAAACGAAGCCCATTTTAATGACTGGGTtgagaaggtggagggaggatTGAGTTTTAAGAGAGATCATAACTTTTTAACAAGCTATTTTCTCCCTCTTGcctaaatattaaaagaagtgcccaaaacaatcttgaaactagatacagaaaaagcagcTGCTTTGAACATACCCTAGGGAAATTTGGGTAACAATTTATTCACAAACAgggattttgaattttatttgtatgtttatttataaataggCAGTGGATATAAAACAACGTGCATTAAGGTGAATTGCTTAAAAATCTGAACAGAGCGGGAGTCCCAGTTATCACTGGTTTATTCAGATACAAAATCACCTCACTAGTAAaagcacaaaagagaaaaatgatatatGATCTTTGTAACCCTAGACCCAAGACTTCTCTTGTCCTGTGATTGAACTGTTACCAGTCGCTGAAACAAACACAATACTGCTCTCTTGCAGTCTAAACTGTATACTGCTGAAGGGGTCACTTTATAAGAAATTACACTTTCTAATGTTTACTATGTAAAgagatatttataaaaacatgctTCCTGATTTTCGGAACTAAGACTGGTACTATTAAGATTGACACAAAATCAAAACCACCTGAATCTTGATGTTTTCTATGGAAACCTGTTGAATGCATTAAAGgaagcctaaaaaaaaaaaaaaaaggaaattgatcagaaattaagaataaaattagacAGAATTCAGGGTTACAAGAAAAATGCCATATCAAAAAATTATTGTTccccaggctggtgtagctcaatggattgagcacaagtctgcaaaccaaagggtcactggttcgattcccagtcagggcccatgcccgGGTCACAGGCTTgggtccaggtccccaggagggggcacgtgaggcaaccacacactgatgtttctctctctctcttcctctctccctttctctctcccttgccctctctctaaacataaataaataaaagtttttaaaaaattgttgttataGCAATCTGCATTTCAACCCTGCCTTCAATTCTCCCATACCAGGTAAAGATTTTTACTGGCTTCAGACTTTCATTCATGGGCTTCTTCCACCCCTCCGGGTGACAGATGTGTTAGGAGCCAATGGGATAAACATGGTATATTCTTCTGGAGTaccaactttaaaaatgtttgtttttaatttaagtatttaaacTACAAATAATTCACAggtttttaaacattgaaatgtGTATGATATATTTTGGAATAGGATAAAATATTCATACATatgttaatgattttttaaaaagtgctaaagAAATATTGGTGAGCCTATCTTTGGTTTAAACTATCAGAACCCTTGTGCGCCTTAAGGATTACATTTGTTCCTCTCTTCGGCTGATTGACACTGGCTGGAGAAGCACTGCTATACAGCGCTTAGCAGGGAAAAGGGATTCAGACGATTGTGTCGTAGCAACGACACTGGCGTTAATTAGGATCGGTGTGTCGTTCAGCCAAGTCTTCACGTGAAAGAAACAACCCTTATTCTTAATTTTCCACCAGGGAGGCCCTGTAAAAACCCGCCAGTCCAGGCTGGAGGACAGCGATCGACTCAGCGCTCCTGACACGGCTTCTGTCACTAGTGAGGCCATTGCGACGGTCACGTGCCCTCGTGCTCTCGAGCGAGGAACGAGGCTGGAAGGACGTCCGGGGGCGCAGTTGGTTCCAGGCAGTTGGGAGTTGCCGCCTCCACCGTCTGCCGACATCCATGAAGAAGATGCTCGTAGCTGCTGTGTCTCGCGTGTTGTCCGGAGTCGCCCAGAAGCCTGCTAGCAGAGTGCTGGTGGCATCCTGCAACTATTCAAATGATGCTACGTTTGAAATTAAGAAATGTGATCTTTATCGGTTGGAAGAAGGCCCCCCAGTCACAGCAGTGCTCACTCGGGAGGATGGGCTCAAATACTACAAGATGATGCAGATTATTCGCCGAATGGAATTGAAGGCAGATCAGCTGTATAAACAGAAATTCATTCGTGGTTTCTGTCACCTGTGTGATGGTCAGGAGGCTTGCTGTGTGGGCCTGGAGGCCGGGATAAATCCCACCGACCACATCATCACATCCTACCGGGCTCACGGCTTTTGCTACACTCGTGGACTCTCTCTCCGATCAATTCTGGCAGAGCTGACAGGACGAAGAGGAGGCTGTGCTAAAGGGAAAGGAGGATCCATGCATATGTATTCCAAGAACTTCTACGGGGGCAACGGCATTGTGGGCGCTCAGGGACCCCTGGGAGCTGGGGTTTCTCTGGCCTCTAAATATAAAGGAAACAATGAGGTCTGCTTGACTGTGTACGGGGATGGTGCTGCCAATCAGGGTCAGATAGCTGAAGCTTACAATATGGCAGCCTTGTGGAAATTACCATGTATTTTCATCTGTGAGAATAACCAGTATGGAATGGGAACAGCTGTTGAGAGAGCATCAGCCAGCACTGATTACTACAAGAGAGGAAATTTTATCCCTGGACTAAGGGTAGATGGAATGGATGTGCTATGTGTTCGGGAGGCAATTAAGTTTGCAGCTGACTATTGTAGATCTGGAAGGGGGCCCATAGTGATGGAGCTGCAGACATACCGTTTTCACGGACACAGTATGAGTGATCCTGGAGTCAGTTACCGCACACGAGAAGAAGttcaaaatgtaagaaataagCGTGATCCGATTATGCTTCTCAAAGATAGAATGGTAAACAGCAACCTTACCAGTGTTGAAGAATTGAAGGAAATTGATGTTGaagtgaggaaagaaattgaTGATGCAGCCCAGTTTGCTATAACTGATCCTGAACCACCTTTGGAAGAAATAGGCCATCATATCTACAGTGACAGTCCCCCCTTTGAAGTTCGCGGTGCAAATCAGTGGGTCAAGTTTAAGTCCATCAGTTAAAGGGATACTCTGTAAATTTATATTTAGTCCTTCAAAGGAACACTCATGGTCAACTTTAAGAAAGTATTTGCCCACTTTTGTtaataaggaataaataaaatccagaaaacaaAAGTCTTGTAAATGTTATTGAAAGAAATTGAGATTGAGTCTATTAAAAGAGATCAGTGAAAATCTTACTCTCAATTAAAAGGGATATTATTCAATTGTCCTTTATTATATTAGATGATATTATACAGTTAattatttagtaatttaaaagataaaccaagcccttattatatgaaatgttaaagggacttatctaagaaaaagaagataaaaaaataggaacagtaaaaatgacagcaaattcacagttattaacgaccacacctaaaacaaaaacaagagcaaactaagcaaacaactagaacaggaacagaaccatagagatggagatcacatggagggttgtcaataggggagcaggagggggagagtggggggaaaggtacagagaataagtagcataaatgataggtggaaaatagacagggggagggtaagaatagtgtaggaaatgtagaagccaaagaacttacaagtatgacccatggacatgaaccatagtgggagaatgtgggagggatggggtgggcaggatggagtggagtgagagggggggaaatgggacaactgtaatagcataatcaataaatatatttaaaaaaaagataaactgaagcacaaaattttcaagagtttatttgagcataCGTTCATTAGAATCAGGCAGTGCCAGCAAAAGACAAGAGCCATTCTCCAATAGGAATTAGTGGAGATGTTTtcataaagaaggaaaacaaggaaataatttGATTGGCTATAGCTTAAGTGGTTGCCTTATTTGGGAAACTCTAGTTGTCAAGGGCTTGTGATTGGCTGTCCTAGTGTTTCATTTTCTCAGATTTGAGTACATGGACTCCAGCCGAGGTTTTGGTTTGATTAAATAGGCTACCAAGGCTTTAGAGCCACCTTAGTCTAATGGCCACCTTCTTTAGTTAAATGGTGTGAATATCTTAGAGAGTATTTTAGCTGTATAAAAGtctgaaatagaaaaagaaacagaaaaaaataattatttaacttaAATTATTTGTTGTAATAGTTCTATTTGTTTACACTTTCTGTTATTTTAGTAAGTACtcttattcaaagaaaatatagttCTCCACCTTGCCAGGGGTTTGTGAGTAAAGTCCTATCCTGAGGTGGAGAGGTAATTTCAAGCCTCACCAAAGTATCATGACATCCTACCGCTATGCAACTTACAATAATAGTTTACTTGAATTACCCAGCAATACAACATACTATAAAAATGTGCCTGAGAGCACACACCTACATGCATATTCAATATTGATGTCACAGCCATCAACATAGAAGCTGAGCATTTTCCCAATGAAACAATATATATCAGGGCAGAGGGACATAGGAGATGGGTATTTTTTTTCATGATGGACTTCATTGCATTATTTTTAGCATACCAACTTGAAGgaactttataaagaaaaatctagGGGGGAAACAGCATTTTGCTTTAACATTCAAGATAAAGCAACCCTTATTTTGTAATCCATTTGTGCTATTATTTGTTGCATAAACTAGTTTGATAAATTTCAgactgaaaaatgaatgaaaaaatgtgtcGACATCAAGGGAGTAGAGCAGAGGAGGTGATACtgataaaaagttgaaaatatattttctttggctaGAACTGAACACtcacaaataacttttttttttcaaaggagaATCTCATTTGGATTAAGCAAGTTTGCTTTTCAGTCTAATTCCATGTCCATTAGCAAGTTACACCTTTGTGGAAACATTTTCTGTGGTTATAGTTGACTAATGACCTGACATCCTA
Encoded proteins:
- the PDHA2 gene encoding pyruvate dehydrogenase E1 component subunit alpha, testis-specific form, mitochondrial isoform X1, whose translation is MKKMLVAAVSRVLSGVAQKPASRVLVASCNYSNDATFEIKKCDLYRLEEGPPVTAVLTREDGLKYYKMMQIIRRMELKADQLYKQKFIRGFCHLCDGQEACCVGLEAGINPTDHIITSYRAHGFCYTRGLSLRSILAELTGRRGGCAKGKGGSMHMYSKNFYGGNGIVGAQGPLGAGVSLASKYKGNNEVCLTVYGDGAANQGQIAEAYNMAALWKLPCIFICENNQYGMGTAVERASASTDYYKRGNFIPGLRVDGMDVLCVREAIKFAADYCRSGRGPIVMELQTYRFHGHSMSDPGVSYRTREEVQNVRNKRDPIMLLKDRMVNSNLTSVEELKEIDVEVRKEIDDAAQFAITDPEPPLEEIGHHIYSDSPPFEVRGANQWVKFKSIS
- the PDHA2 gene encoding pyruvate dehydrogenase E1 component subunit alpha, testis-specific form, mitochondrial isoform X2, whose translation is MKKMLVAAVSRVLSGVAQKPASRVLVASCNYSNDATFEIKKCDLYRLEEGPPVTAVLTREDGLKYYKMMQIIRRMELKADQLYKQKFIRGFCHLCDGQEACCVGLEAGINPTDHIITSYRAHGFCYTRGLSLRSILAELTGRRGGCAKGKGGSMHMYSKNFYGGNGIVGAQGPLGAGGQIAEAYNMAALWKLPCIFICENNQYGMGTAVERASASTDYYKRGNFIPGLRVDGMDVLCVREAIKFAADYCRSGRGPIVMELQTYRFHGHSMSDPGVSYRTREEVQNVRNKRDPIMLLKDRMVNSNLTSVEELKEIDVEVRKEIDDAAQFAITDPEPPLEEIGHHIYSDSPPFEVRGANQWVKFKSIS